A genome region from Deinococcus sp. KNUC1210 includes the following:
- a CDS encoding class I SAM-dependent methyltransferase → MNPAQRDDLLSRRCGQVWPFGVLLNVVPVRETATVLDIGGGDGRCFSELARRGHSGQRALIDAARGGDAHALPFPAQSFDVVLMLRVLAHLHTPALALAEARRVLRPGGRLVVAAHGPLHLAALFGPVPAQRSPELPAAVSFDLRLPVCLTVRDQRALLASYGQRAQPEGELKTELQLCGWTEQSEQRN, encoded by the coding sequence GTGAATCCGGCGCAGCGTGACGATCTGCTGTCGCGGCGGTGCGGGCAGGTCTGGCCCTTCGGTGTGCTGCTGAACGTCGTTCCTGTCAGGGAAACGGCGACGGTCCTCGACATCGGTGGGGGAGACGGGCGCTGTTTCTCGGAACTGGCGCGGCGTGGGCACAGCGGGCAACGAGCGCTGATCGACGCCGCTCGGGGCGGCGATGCCCATGCGCTGCCGTTTCCGGCCCAGAGCTTCGATGTGGTGTTGATGCTGCGCGTGCTGGCTCACCTGCACACGCCTGCCCTCGCCCTGGCCGAAGCGCGGCGGGTGCTGCGTCCGGGTGGGCGCCTGGTGGTCGCGGCACACGGCCCGCTGCATCTGGCGGCCCTGTTTGGCCCTGTTCCCGCACAGCGTTCCCCGGAGCTGCCAGCCGCCGTTTCCTTCGATCTTCGCCTTCCCGTGTGCCTGACCGTCCGCGATCAACGCGCCCTGCTCGCCAGCTACGGGCAGCGTGCCCAGCCAGAAGGCGAACTGAAGACCGAGCTTCAGCTGTGTGGCTGGACCGAACAATCAGAACAGCGGAACTGA